One genomic segment of Mycolicibacterium chubuense NBB4 includes these proteins:
- the hypB gene encoding hydrogenase nickel incorporation protein HypB, translating into MCATCGCGDDGAVVTLPGHPHAHDHDHPHTETVALEHKVLARNDAQADENRRWLTECGILALNLTSSPGAGKTTLLERTIRELSLDRAVAVIEGDQETLIDAERIRAAGAAAVQVNTGAGCHLDADMVHRALHRLDPARGTLLFIENVGNLVCPALFDLGENSKVVVVSVTEGADKPLKYPHMFAAAGLVVVNKTDLLPYVDFDLEMCCAHARSLNPAVTILPVSATTGEGMSAWYDWIADRAETMSQTSVDKT; encoded by the coding sequence ATGTGCGCAACGTGCGGCTGCGGCGACGACGGCGCCGTCGTCACGCTGCCGGGCCATCCCCACGCTCACGACCACGATCACCCGCACACCGAGACCGTCGCTCTGGAGCACAAGGTGCTCGCCCGCAACGACGCGCAGGCCGATGAGAACCGGCGCTGGCTGACCGAATGCGGGATCCTCGCGCTGAACCTCACGAGTTCGCCGGGCGCGGGCAAGACCACGCTGCTCGAACGCACGATCCGGGAGCTGTCCCTGGATCGTGCGGTGGCCGTCATCGAGGGCGACCAGGAGACGCTCATCGACGCCGAGCGCATCCGCGCCGCGGGTGCGGCAGCAGTGCAGGTCAACACCGGCGCCGGCTGCCACCTCGACGCGGACATGGTCCACCGGGCGCTGCACCGCCTCGACCCTGCCCGCGGCACGCTGCTGTTCATCGAGAACGTGGGCAACCTGGTCTGTCCCGCGCTGTTCGACCTCGGCGAGAACAGCAAAGTCGTGGTGGTGTCGGTGACCGAAGGGGCGGACAAGCCGCTGAAATACCCGCACATGTTCGCCGCCGCCGGCCTCGTCGTCGTCAACAAGACCGATCTGCTGCCGTATGTCGACTTCGATCTCGAGATGTGCTGTGCGCATGCCCGATCGCTGAACCCGGCAGTGACGATCCTGCCGGTGTCGGCGACGACGGGCGAGGGCATGTCCGCCTGGTACGACTGGATCGCCGACCGTGCCGAAACTATGTCCCAAACCTCCGTTGACAAGACATAA
- a CDS encoding hydrogenase maturation nickel metallochaperone HypA gives MHEMALTQSVVDAVCEHAAGRRVHSVKLEIGALCAVVPESMEFCFDLATEGTVADGAHLDIAVTPGAAHCRSCGAAFEMADLILLCPCGSADVEVLAGRELKILSMEVS, from the coding sequence GTGCACGAAATGGCGCTGACGCAAAGTGTCGTCGATGCGGTGTGCGAACACGCCGCGGGTCGCCGCGTGCACAGCGTGAAACTCGAAATCGGTGCACTGTGCGCGGTCGTGCCCGAATCGATGGAGTTCTGCTTCGACCTGGCCACCGAGGGCACCGTCGCCGACGGCGCCCACCTCGACATCGCGGTGACCCCCGGGGCGGCGCACTGCCGAAGTTGCGGCGCCGCGTTCGAGATGGCCGACCTGATCTTGTTGTGCCCGTGCGGGAGTGCCGATGTCGAGGTCCTCGCCGGGCGGGAGCTGAAGATTCTGTCCATGGAGGTGAGCTGA
- a CDS encoding alpha/beta hydrolase, whose translation MTTREDVRIPAGQDQIAAYLYRPDATPLRTRPCIVMAHGFTATRDDGLPAYAEAFCAAGYVVVVFDYRNFGASTGRPRQLLDIGMQHADYHTVVAWARRLDGVDPDRIVVWGSSFSGGHVLAVAAGDPRIAAVISQAPFTDGVATLMAEPLPLIPKAIAAAVRDQVGAWRGRPPLLMPAVGEPGTVAAMTSPDAKPGFEAIVGENSLWRNEFSARVSLRLASYRPGAKTSRLAMPLLVCVCENDAVTPPGPTIKAAHRAPRGELRRYPYGHFDIYNDPQVKADQLAFLQRVFADSSI comes from the coding sequence ATGACGACCCGAGAGGATGTCCGGATTCCGGCCGGACAGGACCAGATCGCCGCGTACCTCTACCGGCCGGACGCCACCCCCCTTCGGACCCGCCCGTGCATCGTGATGGCCCACGGCTTCACCGCCACCCGCGACGACGGACTGCCCGCGTACGCCGAGGCCTTCTGCGCAGCCGGCTACGTCGTGGTGGTGTTCGACTACCGGAACTTCGGCGCCTCGACCGGCCGGCCCCGCCAGCTGCTCGACATCGGCATGCAGCACGCGGACTATCACACCGTCGTGGCGTGGGCCCGCCGTCTCGACGGCGTCGACCCCGACCGGATCGTTGTGTGGGGCTCGTCGTTCAGCGGCGGTCACGTCCTGGCCGTCGCCGCCGGCGATCCGCGCATCGCGGCGGTCATCTCCCAGGCGCCCTTCACCGACGGCGTCGCGACGCTGATGGCCGAACCTCTCCCGCTGATCCCGAAGGCGATCGCCGCCGCCGTGCGGGATCAGGTCGGCGCCTGGCGCGGCCGCCCGCCGCTGCTGATGCCCGCCGTCGGTGAGCCCGGCACCGTCGCGGCCATGACGTCGCCCGACGCCAAACCCGGTTTCGAGGCCATCGTCGGAGAGAATTCGTTGTGGCGCAACGAGTTCAGCGCACGTGTCTCCCTGCGCCTGGCGTCCTACCGACCGGGGGCCAAGACCTCGCGGTTGGCCATGCCGTTGCTGGTCTGCGTGTGCGAGAACGACGCCGTCACTCCGCCCGGGCCGACCATCAAGGCAGCGCACCGTGCCCCGCGCGGCGAACTGCGGCGCTACCCGTACGGACATTTCGACATCTACAACGACCCGCAGGTCAAGGCCGACCAACTGGCATTCCTGCAGCGCGTGTTCGCCGACTCGAGCATCTGA
- the recA gene encoding recombinase RecA — translation MAQQAPDREKALELALAQIDKNFGKGSVMRLGEEVRQPISVIPTGSIALDVALGIGGLPRGRVIEIYGPESSGKTTVALHAVANAQAAGGIAAFIDAEHALDPEYAKKLGVDTDALLVSQPDTGEQALEIADMLIRSGALDILVIDSVAALVPRAEIEGEMGDSHVGLQARLMSQALRKMTGALNNSGTTAIFINQLREKIGVMFGSPETTTGGKALKFYSSVRMDVRRIETLKDGTDAVGNRTRVKIVKNKVSPPFKQAEFDILYGKGISKEGSLIDMGVEHGFIRKSGSWFTYEGEQLGQGKENARNFLLQNIDVANEIEKKIKEKLGIGAVVTDDDDVLPAPVDF, via the coding sequence ATGGCGCAACAGGCCCCCGATCGCGAGAAAGCCCTGGAACTGGCGCTCGCGCAGATCGACAAGAATTTCGGCAAGGGTTCGGTGATGCGGCTCGGCGAGGAGGTGCGCCAGCCGATCTCGGTGATCCCCACCGGGTCGATCGCCCTCGACGTCGCCCTCGGCATAGGCGGGCTGCCCCGCGGCCGCGTCATCGAGATCTACGGCCCGGAATCCTCCGGTAAGACCACCGTGGCGCTGCACGCGGTCGCCAATGCCCAGGCCGCGGGCGGTATCGCGGCGTTCATCGACGCCGAGCACGCCCTGGATCCCGAGTACGCCAAGAAGCTCGGCGTGGACACCGACGCGTTGCTGGTGTCCCAGCCCGACACCGGGGAGCAGGCCCTCGAGATCGCCGACATGCTGATCCGTTCGGGTGCGCTGGACATCCTGGTCATCGACTCGGTGGCCGCACTGGTGCCCCGCGCGGAGATCGAAGGCGAGATGGGGGACAGCCACGTCGGTCTGCAGGCCCGCCTGATGAGCCAGGCGCTGCGCAAGATGACCGGTGCGCTGAACAACTCCGGGACCACGGCGATCTTCATCAACCAGCTCCGCGAGAAGATCGGTGTGATGTTCGGGAGTCCCGAAACGACCACGGGCGGAAAGGCTTTGAAGTTCTACTCGTCAGTCCGCATGGATGTGCGCCGGATCGAGACCCTCAAGGACGGCACCGACGCGGTGGGCAACCGCACCAGGGTCAAGATCGTCAAGAACAAGGTGTCCCCGCCGTTCAAGCAGGCCGAGTTCGACATCCTCTACGGCAAGGGCATCAGCAAGGAGGGCTCGCTGATCGACATGGGTGTCGAGCACGGCTTCATCCGCAAGTCCGGCTCCTGGTTCACCTACGAGGGTGAGCAGCTGGGTCAGGGCAAGGAGAACGCCCGCAACTTCCTGCTTCAGAACATCGACGTGGCCAACGAGATCGAGAAGAAGATCAAGGAAAAGCTCGGTATCGGCGCCGTGGTGACGGATGACGATGACGTCCTTCCCGCTCCCGTCGACTTCTAG
- the recX gene encoding recombination regulator RecX produces the protein MTSFPLPSTSSSAESPDEPAKRAEQARAVCLRLLTARARTRAELEGQLAKRGYPDDVSVAVLDRLAEVGLVDDADFAEQWVRSRRVNAGKGRRALASELRNKGVDNEVITAALADIDAGAERVRAEQLVRDKLRREKLGDPGDRDAENKVTRRLVGMLARRGYSQTLAVDVVTTELANERARRQV, from the coding sequence ATGACGTCCTTCCCGCTCCCGTCGACTTCTAGTTCGGCCGAGTCGCCGGACGAGCCCGCCAAGCGTGCGGAGCAGGCGCGGGCCGTGTGCCTTCGCCTGCTCACCGCGCGGGCGCGAACACGTGCCGAGCTCGAAGGTCAGCTCGCCAAGCGGGGCTATCCGGACGACGTCAGCGTCGCGGTACTCGACCGGCTGGCGGAGGTGGGTCTGGTCGACGATGCCGACTTCGCCGAGCAGTGGGTGCGATCACGCCGGGTCAACGCCGGCAAAGGCAGGCGCGCGTTGGCTTCCGAGTTGCGCAACAAGGGTGTCGACAACGAGGTGATCACCGCGGCGCTGGCCGACATCGACGCGGGTGCCGAGAGGGTCCGGGCCGAGCAGCTCGTCCGGGACAAGCTGCGGCGCGAGAAGCTCGGCGACCCCGGGGACCGGGATGCGGAGAACAAGGTGACGCGGCGGCTGGTCGGGATGCTGGCGCGGCGAGGCTACAGCCAGACCCTGGCCGTCGACGTCGTCACCACCGAACTCGCGAACGAAAGAGCGCGCCGGCAGGTGTAG
- a CDS encoding DUF1622 domain-containing protein → MTERLYALDLLPESALREMVDLMVRLIEACGAIVIMIGAVVAIVKFAVALGRRNINQFSSVRLSLARFLVLGLEFQLAADVLRTAISPSFTEIGKLAAIAAIRTLLNYFLNREIAQEQREVELLKPARGAPDPRQAS, encoded by the coding sequence ATGACCGAGCGGCTCTACGCGCTGGACCTACTGCCGGAGTCGGCGCTGCGCGAGATGGTCGACCTGATGGTGCGGCTCATCGAGGCGTGCGGCGCGATCGTCATCATGATCGGCGCGGTCGTCGCGATCGTGAAGTTCGCGGTCGCGCTGGGCCGCCGCAACATCAACCAGTTCTCGTCGGTGCGGCTGTCGCTGGCCCGATTCCTGGTGCTGGGCCTGGAGTTCCAGCTCGCCGCCGACGTGCTGCGGACCGCGATCTCACCGTCGTTCACCGAGATCGGCAAGCTGGCGGCGATCGCGGCCATCCGCACGCTGCTGAACTACTTCCTCAACCGCGAGATCGCTCAGGAGCAACGCGAGGTGGAGCTCCTGAAGCCCGCCCGGGGTGCGCCCGACCCGCGGCAGGCGTCGTGA